From the genome of Halomonas sp. LR3S48:
TGCCGCCCCATGACGAGCGTCAGGTCAGAGTCAGCCTCATTCGGCTTCGTGGCCGTGCTGGGCCAGCCAGTCCTGAAGGAAGGCGATCTCCTCCTCCTGGGTCTCGATGATCTCGCGCGCCAGGTCGCGGATGGCCTCATCCTCGCCATGTGCCAGTACCACGTTGGCCATGTCGATGGCGCCCTGATGATGAGCGATCATGCCTTGGGCAAAGTCAGCGTCGGCGTTACCGCTGAATTCGGTCTGCATGTCGGCGTGCATGCGTTCGGCGATCTCGCGGTAGGCCTGCACCGCCAAGTTGTCGGCGTGCTCGTCCACCTCGGGCTC
Proteins encoded in this window:
- a CDS encoding DUF305 domain-containing protein, with protein sequence MSHTLLIRPLSKLAVVLAGGALLAAPVLAAEEETQALERIEQVESERAEAQQDDGEANGIEGETSGSEAQEEMMGAEEDPEEHAGHVAEPEVDEHADNLAVQAYREIAERMHADMQTEFSGNADADFAQGMIAHHQGAIDMANVVLAHGEDEAIRDLAREIIETQEEEIAFLQDWLAQHGHEAE